One genomic region from Heterodontus francisci isolate sHetFra1 chromosome 39, sHetFra1.hap1, whole genome shotgun sequence encodes:
- the LOC137352820 gene encoding probable G-protein coupled receptor 139 — MLRIFVIIDKIYYMMIAVIGVPVNVVAIAILSRGKCGLSTCTTRYLAAMATADLLFIITDVILYQMKLYYFQGSFLHITPVCIINSYLLYVASDCSVWFTVTFSFDRFVAICYQKLKTKYCTKNTAAVILATTCFLFCLKNIPLYFTLEGGVVIDNVPWSCNMKPSYYTEVGWVVFDWFDKALTPLLPFALILLLNALTVRYILVASQIRKVLRGQSKEQKHSDPEMESRRRSVILLFTISGSFILLWSPYVINFLYYNIAGIDPNYYNNSLHIFERIGYMLLSLSCCTNTFIYGVTQSKFREQFKSAIKYPVTSIIQLINKRHY, encoded by the exons ATGCTCAGAATATTTGTCATTATCGATAAAATATATTACATGATgattgctgtcattggtgttcctg TTAATGTAGTGGCGATTgcaatcctgtcccggggaaagtgtggactctccacctgcactacTCGCTACCTGGcggccatggcaacggcagatttactgttcattatcactgatgtcatactgtATCAGATGAAATTGTATTATTTCCAGGGATCTTTCCTGCATATCACCCCTGTGTGCATTATTAACAGTTACCTGCTTTATGTAGcttcagactgttctgtctggttcactgtcactttctcctttgatcgatttgtggccatttgctaccagaagctgaaaacgaaatattgcaccaagaatacGGCAGCTGTGATTCTAGCAACAACATGCTTTCTGTTCTGTTTGAAAAACATACCTCTTTACTTTACATTAGAAGGTGGAGTGGTAATCGACAATGTGCCTTGGTCCTGTAATatgaagccaagctattatactgaggtcGGATGGGTGgtctttgactggtttgataaggcATTAACACcactgctcccattcgctttaattctgttgctcaacgctctgacagtcagatacattttagtggccagtcaaaTCCGTAAggtactgaggggtcagagcaaggaacagaagcacagtgacccagagatggagagcagaaggagatCTGTGATAttgctcttcaccatatccggaagcttcatacttctgtggtcacCATATGTTAtaaatttcttatattataacattgcaGGAATAGATCCAAACTATTACAACAATTCTTTGCATATCTTTGAAAGAATCGGATATATGCTCCTgagtttaagttgctgcacaaacacatttatttatggggtgactcagtccaaattCAGAGAACAATTCAAGAGTGCAATAAAATATCCCGTAACATCAATTATTCAACTCATTAATAAGCGGCACTATTGA